Part of the Pyricularia oryzae 70-15 chromosome 3, whole genome shotgun sequence genome, ACGTTGAAGCCTATCGTCGGTATCGTCGTAACGACATCTCCTATCTGGAGGAAGACAGGGCAACGGTCAGCTTGACCCTGCCATTCGAAGCTACTATAACCGTCAAAGTCCATATCATACCTTCAACCTATACAGCAATGTTGTTTTGCCTGCATTGTCCTGACCGCAACATCTCCATTAGTCTAGTGCGCAACGGCCAGATCCGGAAGTGGTGCGCTTGAGTGCCATACCAGGCCGAGGATCAGAATCCTGATCTCCTTCTTCGCCCAGATGAGGCCTGAAAGCCATGAAACACTTTGTCCCATTGTGCTCGTTTGTGTGTTGCCCGAAGATACGGAGCTTTGCGGTCCTCCTCCTATGATCTTCAACAGGGTGTCGACACAAGATCAGCGCGGGAGAACGTTAGGATCTAGAACACAAGATTTGTTTGATCCGAATGCTAAAGGCTTGCGCGATCCACAAATCAAGATGGATTTAATGTTGTGGTTTGTAGCTCGTTTGCGCGTAGATGCGTTGTCTCAGGAATGTCGACTTTTATTGTCGGTCAAGCATTATCAACGTTCATGACACCGCGGACCTTCCCTAACGATATGCAGCGGCGGGCGGAGTCGGGTTACAAATCTGGGGTCCTATCCGTGCACGGTTCACTTACCGCCGCGCTACTGCTTTTTGCATGTGGCGGCGGGGCTATGGAACGGACTGACTTTGTAAAGGTCCAGTCAGGTGACGCGCGATCAGGTGATCCCTTTTCCTTGATCAAGTTTTCCACTTTCCTCAGCCACAGCAACACCAAGCCTCACATTTCCCGAAGTGGGTCGCCCACACAAACTTGTCTCCTAATCCCGCCCACGTTACCAAAAATCCGTCTGTCCACACGACATCACCCAAAGACATCCTCTCAGCATTTGACAACAAGCAGCCAAAATGCCGGTATGTACGATCCGAATTCAAGCCCTCTTGCGGCTACTGCTACCACGGACCTAGAATGATTTCCCAGTCCCGACCGCGGTTTTTCCCAAGCCCGGGGGCGCGACGTCGGGAGGAGGGGTGAAGATTTGCGAAGAAGGGCAGTTTTACTGATCGCATACCATCATCATACAGAGCCACAAGTCGTTCCGCACCAAGCagaagctggccaaggcccagaAGCAGAACCGCCCGATTCCGCAATGGATTCGTCTCCGCACAGGCAACACCATCAGGTACGACTAGCGACTCGAAGCCATCAAATGCAACGTCGAACGTCGATCGAAGCAGAAAGGCTGCTCGAGCGGCCTCTCAGTCAGAGAGATGACGGATACCAACGATTCCAGAGGCTACGTGAGAGCTTGTAGGAACTTATGCTAACAGATGGATTCATCTTTAGGTACAACGCTAAGCGGAGGCACTGGCGCAAGACCCGTCTCGGTATCTAAACAACTCGCCTCCATCATTTGGATTCTCTTCACACCTCCGGCTTCACCAAATTTGTCGCACTCTACCAATCGATCCAACATGCCGCAGTGTCGATCTGGAAGCGTCCAGGATGGTGGGATGAGGGAGACGGGATGATCGGGGACATGCGTTTCTTCCACTCGGAGTtcggttctttttttcttttcaggGACGATCATGATGATAGGCAGGACGGGGCAAAAAAGCATGTTGGTGGAAGTACAGCCCACAGAGTCCAAGACCCTACTCACTGGTTTTGGCTTTGGTCTCTTTTCAGAAGGTCATTGCATGTTATGGGCAAAATGGAACTCGAAATGAAGCATCGTCCCATGTGAAATGTTGGATTGAACGTGAAACCATCATGACATGGACACACTGTGAGCCGGCAACGCCAGTTGTTTTAACACATTCAGCGTAGAgcacagcaaaattggcagTGGTAGTACTACAGACTAAAAGCCCAGGACCGGGACCTGGGATAATATACAAGTGGAAGGCAACCAGAAATCGGCGCACAGACTTGAAGAGTGAGTACACCACTTGTGAAGGGGCAACCCACCTCAAGCTC contains:
- a CDS encoding 60S ribosomal protein L39 — translated: MPSHKSFRTKQKLAKAQKQNRPIPQWIRLRTGNTIRYNAKRRHWRKTRLGI